The Vibrio aerogenes nucleotide sequence TTCAACATAAGTGGCGGTGATGTTACGGTCCATCGCCCAGAAGTGGTTTTTAATCAGGCTGTCTGAAATCATGTCGTTGGTAATCACGACGTTTTTAAATGCCCATTTGGCATCATCAGCACAAGTCCGGTCACCCCAGATACGGAAGCCGTTATGCTGAATCGTCGTCGTAACCTGCTTCGCATTCAGCAGGTTCGCACGACAGTTCGGATCGTCGAGTTTAAAATCAACCGGACGACACAGGCCCTGAATGCCGTTAATCGTCTGATTGGAGTTCGACCACCAGAAGCCCAGCGTATTGTGTACACGCGACATCACACCGGCATGGCGTGCTGATGGTGGCTGAATCACTTGTGTACTGGTCGTTGTATCCCAGACGGTATACCATGGGTCAACCACTTCACAACGGCGCTTATTGTAAAGTCCGCGATAAGCCTTCGCTGCTTCATCGGTGGTATTCGGGCCATCCAGAATTGCATAACCGCGCAGCTTCTCAGCGACTTCAGCTAATTTATCCCCGACGGCTTTATGGCAGGAATATCCTGGCGCAATTAAAATACGGGGCTGGACTTTCACCACCTGATTAGCACTCAATAGTGCTGCAATGCCCTGATAATGACCTGTCTCATCGACAGTATCACTTGCGATGTTCGACATCGTCTTCGCCTGATCCACGTAGCCATCTGTCATGACTTCTTCTACGCGAACCACCACCACCACGGCACCTGTCTGGTCAAAAATACCGTCAATCGCCTGAGGAAGTGTCCCTCTCGCTCCGAGCTTGGCAGCCTCACGGCGGCTCGCTGCAATCAGGACGGGTTTATTCAGCGGAAACTTAGCTGGGTCCGCATCCGGTGCCGTTCCCACAACACCAATTACGCCACTTTTTACAGTAGTAATCGGACGGGAACCATCATCAATTTCCACGACCTCAGCGCCGTGCATATAGTTTTCTGCCATATCGATATTACTCTCTCGGTTTATGCAAAAAAGGGCGCCTCAGATGAGGAGCCCCGATGGATTAAATAGATTAAGGAAGGACTAACTGACGGAAACGGTTTCTGTCTTCGTGGTCAGCCCGGTTAATGTGTCGTTGTCGTAAGTCAGTGTGGTGGTCTCGCAACTGCCACGGAAAACCACGTCAACCTGTGTGAGTTTGTGGGTCTCTGAATCGTATTGATACTGAGTGATGCGCTCAAGAAGGAAGCGGTGGAATTAACTGTCTGAAGCGGTCGTATCAGAAGCCGTGGTGTTTCGCATCACGTAAACCACCAGCGGTTTGGAGGTAAAGCGTGGCGTTGCCAGCTCTGCGTTGAGCAGATCGGTGTTGACTTCATAGCGGCCCGAGTCGCGAAAATTCAGCGTGGCCGAGAACTCACCATCCTTCACCTGTGCATTGAAATACACGATGTTCCCACTCTCCTGACGAAAAGGCACAATAAAAACTTCATCGTCAGTATCCAGCGTGCCTTTTAAAGTCATGTCCGTGTCTTCCATCACCGTAATCCGCACCACATCCTGCGCAGCAATATCTTCCGGCTTGCGCACGGTGCCGTTTATTTCAGTGACTGTGATGGCTTGGCGGGTATCTTCCGCTTCAGCGGTTTGTTCTGTTGTATCAGCCACCGGCTCGGGTTGGTTGGCCGGGTTCTCTTCGGCGGTTTCCCACCAGGCAAGCGCTTCGGCTTCGTTTTTCCACGGTTGCAAAGTTTCCGGAATCGCGACCAGATAACCGCCACCAATATCAATCCCGTTGAATTCAGGATTCCATGTACCTGTTGTCATTAGAAATTACCTCCTGATTAAAATGCCCGGACGACGGTTTTTTGTGAGTAATAACTGGTAGTACTAGTGTAATAATTACAATTCCCTAAAGACAGTATTGCTAAGCGATGATAAGGGGATACGGCAACAAGAACAGGCGTATAAATTGGCCTCATCGATGATTTATTACCATATAACCTTTGAGCCGCTCCGAACTGGCTATTAAATGATAAACACCTTGTATTTTGTGAATCCTCGTAATAGGCACTACACTGAAACACATGTGGAGCCGGAAAAGGCCGGGTACTTCCGTCAGTATTAGAATAAAAACTATTATTACTGGGCCCCCAGGCAATTACTTCTGCCGTTGTGCTTCCAACTTTACCTGAAACATATCGATTATTTATCAAGATTCGGTGACATGCGTCAGAAATGTAATTTGAGGAAAAAGGCTCTTCACTTCCACCATGAGGTGCTGATTTCAATGACTCCTGACCAGATTTTCCGCTGCATCCACCTCCCTGCAAGAAAAGAATAAAGTTTTGCTGTTCAGCCCAATCATTAAAATTCGCTTCTACCAGAAAATTCTTATCGGTATCAGGTTTTGTCAGATACTGTTTAGCTTCATCATCCCAGACCGTATGCTGAGCATGACCCTGAGAATAACTCCAGAAATTCAGTGTATCCGGCTCCTGATATATACGTCCACCAGAAAGAGGGATGCTCCCGTCAGCAAGAGTCAGTAAAGGCATCACATCAAAAAATTTCAGTGAGGTTGAGGTCATCTTCGCTAATCGAACACCAGCATATGTTTTCATGAATTGAAAAGACTCACTGG carries:
- a CDS encoding phage tail sheath protein produces the protein MAENYMHGAEVVEIDDGSRPITTVKSGVIGVVGTAPDADPAKFPLNKPVLIAASRREAAKLGARGTLPQAIDGIFDQTGAVVVVVRVEEVMTDGYVDQAKTMSNIASDTVDETGHYQGIAALLSANQVVKVQPRILIAPGYSCHKAVGDKLAEVAEKLRGYAILDGPNTTDEAAKAYRGLYNKRRCEVVDPWYTVWDTTTSTQVIQPPSARHAGVMSRVHNTLGFWWSNSNQTINGIQGLCRPVDFKLDDPNCRANLLNAKQVTTTIQHNGFRIWGDRTCADDAKWAFKNVVITNDMISDSLIKNHFWAMDRNITATYVEDVTEGVNNYLRHLKYIGAIAGGECWVDPELNSADQIQAGKIYFDFDFSAYAPAEHITFRSHMVNGYLTEIL